The Streptomyces laurentii region CGGGTTCGGCCTATACGGCTTGTATATCGCGATGTATCGCGTTAGGGTGTGCTCCGGGTCACAGCTCCGCTGAGCGCTGTCCGTTCGGCGTATCTAGACTTGTGCGGACACTCCCGCACACGGCCCGATCTGACACGGAAATCTCTGGAATCACAGGGAGAGTCACATGCCAGGCGCGATCCACGCCGAAGGTCTGGTCAAGACCTTCGGTGACGTACGAGCTCTGGACGGCGTGGACCTCGATGTCCCCGAAGGCACCGTCCTCGGTCTCCTCGGGCCGAACGGCGCGGGGAAGACGACGGCCGTACGCGTGCTCACCACCCTCCTCACACCCGACAGCGGCAGAGCCGTCGTCGCCGGGATCGACGTGCTCAAGCACCCCGACGAGGTGCGGCGCGCGATCGGGCTTTCCGGCCAGTTCGCGGCCGTCGACGAGTATCTGACCGGCCGGGAGAACCTCCGGATGGTCGGCCGGCTCTACCAGATGAGCGCCAAGGGGGCGAAGGCCCGCGCGGACGAGCTCCTGGAGCGCTTCGGCCTGGCCGACGCGGCCGACCGCACCGCCAAGACCTACTCGGGCGGCATGCGCCGCCGCCTCGACCTCGCGGCCGCGCTCGTCGTCTCCCCGCCCGTCATGTTCATGGACGAGCCCACCACCGGCCTCGACCCGCGCAACCGCCAGGCCCTGTGGGAGGTCATCCAGGAACTCGTCGCGGGCGGTACCACCCTCCTGCTCACCACCCAGTACCTGGAGGAGGCCGACCACCTCGCGCACGACATCTGCGTCGTCGACCACGGCCGGGTCATCGCCCGCGGCACCTCCGACCAGCTCAAGGCCCAGACCGGCGGCGAGCGCGTCGAAGTCGTCGTGCACGGCCGCGAGATGATCGCCCCCGCCCGGGAGGTCCTGGCGCGCTACGCGATGCCCGGCCTCGGGCACGGCGACATCTCCGTCGAGGAGCACACCCGCAAACTGACCGTCCCCGTCACCGGCGGCGCCAGGATCCTCGCCGAGGTCATCCGTGATCTCGACGCGGCCGGCGCCGAGATCGACGACATCGGACTGCGCCGCCCCACCCTCGACGACGTCTTCATCTCGCTGACCGGCCACGTCGCCGAGCGGGCGGAGTCCGAGAACGGCACGGACGGTGAGAACGAGGCGGAGGGTGAGGACGGAAAGGACGGAAAGGACGGCAGTGGCGGCGACGGCCCTGGCAGAAGAGGCAAGGCCAAGGCCCGGAAGGAGGCCGTCAAGTGACCGCGACCACCGACACGTTGGCGAAGCCCCGCGTACGCGGCGCGCTCGCCCGGTCGATCGGCGACTCGCTCGTCGTCACCCAGCGCAACCTGATCCGCATGACCCGGATTCCCGAGATGCTGCTCTTCGGGGTCATCCAGCCGGTCATGTTCGTCATCCTCTTCACGTACGTCTTCGGCGGCTCGATGAAGATCGGCGGCACCACCGACCCGTCCGTGTACAAGAACTTCCTGATGGCCGGCATCTTCGCCCAGACGGTCACCTTCGCCACGGCCGGCGCGGGCGCGGGCATCGCCGACGACATGCACAAGGGCCTCATCGACCGCTTCCGTTCGCTGCCCATGGCGCGCGGCGCGGTCCTGACCGGCCGTACGCTCGCCGACCTGGTGCAGACCGCCATCACCCTGCTCGTCCTCGCGGCCGTCGCGCTCATCGTCGGCTGGCGCCCCGGCTCCGAGGCGCCGACCAACCTCGCGAAGATCCTGGCCGGCTTCGGCCTGCTGCTCCTCCTCGGCTACGCGTTCACCTGGATCGGGGCGCTGATCGGCCTCTCCGTCCGCACCCCGGAGGCGGCGACCTCGGGCGGGATCATCTGGCTCTTCCCGGTCACCTTCGTCTCCAACGCCTTCGTGGACACCAGCCAGATGACGCCCTGGCTGCAGCACGTCGCCGACTGGAACCCGTTCAGCGCCACCGTCCAGGCCTGCCGCCTGCTCTTCGGCGACCCCGGCCTGTCCCCGTCCGACGCCTGGCCGATGCAGCACCCGGTCTGGGCCTCGCTGCTCTGGTCCCTGCTCATCGTCGTGGTCTTCCGCACCCTGGCGGTGCGCAAGTACCGGTCGGCCGCGGGGTGATGCCCGTGACCGACCGGCGTCCGGTCACGGCAGATAGCCGGAGACCACCAGACCGTCGAAGGGCTGGAAGAGGGCCCCGCCGCTGATCACGGCCTCGGCGCGGGTCAGCAGGGCCGCGTCGACGCCGTCGGGGACCGGCGCCTTACGGGTGCGTCTCACCGCCTCCACCCGGCCGGACACCGGAAGGGACTGCACCGACTGCTTGGCGGCGGCGAGCACCCGGTCGCCCGCGAAGAAGACCGCGTCCGCCGTGTCCAGGCGGGAGTTCGGCACCCGGCGTGACTCCCGGCCGCTCGCCAGGTCGTAGGTGATCACGGTGGCGCCGTCGAGGCCGCCCACCACCGCCACCGTGCCGTCCGCGTTCACCGCCGGGCCGGCGCCGACCGGGAAGCCGGTGGCGAGGGTGCGCCGCGGCTTCAGGGTCTCGGCGTCGAGCACCGGAACGCCGCCGTCCCGGGAGGTGTGGCACAGCACCGCGTCCCGGTGCACGATCATCGTGGCGCACTGGACATCGCCCGCGCCGCGGGCGGTCTCCTTGCCGGTCGCCGCGTCGAGCGCCACCGGTACGACCCCGCTGACCGTCACGTACACCCGCCCCCGGGCGGCGACCACCTGCTCGGGGATGCCGCCGAGTTCGCGCCGCCACAGCTCCGTGCCGCCGCCCTTGCCGTCCAGCTTCACGGCGGTCGCCAGGCCCCGGGTCTCG contains the following coding sequences:
- a CDS encoding multidrug ABC transporter ATPase (ABC transporter signature motif;~ATP binding site [chemical binding];~ATP-binding cassette transporter nucleotide-binding domain; cl17201;~COG1131 ABC-type multidrug transport system, ATPase component;~D-loop;~H-loop/switch region;~Q-loop/lid;~Walker A/P-loop;~Walker B;~daunorubicin resistance ABC transporter ATP-binding subunit; TIGR01188;~identified by MetaGeneAnnotator; putative;~multidrug ABC transporter ATPase [Amycolatopsis mediterranei S699]), producing the protein MPGAIHAEGLVKTFGDVRALDGVDLDVPEGTVLGLLGPNGAGKTTAVRVLTTLLTPDSGRAVVAGIDVLKHPDEVRRAIGLSGQFAAVDEYLTGRENLRMVGRLYQMSAKGAKARADELLERFGLADAADRTAKTYSGGMRRRLDLAAALVVSPPVMFMDEPTTGLDPRNRQALWEVIQELVAGGTTLLLTTQYLEEADHLAHDICVVDHGRVIARGTSDQLKAQTGGERVEVVVHGREMIAPAREVLARYAMPGLGHGDISVEEHTRKLTVPVTGGARILAEVIRDLDAAGAEIDDIGLRRPTLDDVFISLTGHVAERAESENGTDGENEAEGEDGKDGKDGSGGDGPGRRGKAKARKEAVK
- a CDS encoding integral membrane transporter (ABC-2 type transporter; cl11417;~identified by MetaGeneAnnotator; putative;~integral membrane transporter [Streptomyces lividans TK24]), encoding MTATTDTLAKPRVRGALARSIGDSLVVTQRNLIRMTRIPEMLLFGVIQPVMFVILFTYVFGGSMKIGGTTDPSVYKNFLMAGIFAQTVTFATAGAGAGIADDMHKGLIDRFRSLPMARGAVLTGRTLADLVQTAITLLVLAAVALIVGWRPGSEAPTNLAKILAGFGLLLLLGYAFTWIGALIGLSVRTPEAATSGGIIWLFPVTFVSNAFVDTSQMTPWLQHVADWNPFSATVQACRLLFGDPGLSPSDAWPMQHPVWASLLWSLLIVVVFRTLAVRKYRSAAG